In the genome of Pelobacter seleniigenes DSM 18267, one region contains:
- a CDS encoding cobalt-precorrin 5A hydrolase: MKLAAVTFSPQGLTLCRRLQAGLAELQIYLHDSVAGVATAHRFSRIMELTPQLFAAYDGLIFIAPCGVVVRSLADCPQSKLRDPAVVVADVGGRHVISLLSGHEGGANDLALTVANLLDAEPVITTTTEAVKDLIVGIGCRKGKESAAIVAAVRQVLHQHELAQERVRLLATAQVKADEAGLQQAAASLGIPLRIIGHDSIRGCCRDFQSSEFVNEKIGLPAVAEPAALLAGRRTSLIVRKQALDGITIAVAQENCTSLG, translated from the coding sequence ATGAAACTGGCCGCCGTCACCTTCTCGCCGCAGGGGCTGACCCTGTGCCGGCGTTTGCAGGCGGGCCTCGCCGAGCTGCAGATCTATCTGCATGACAGCGTCGCCGGCGTAGCGACAGCGCACCGCTTCAGCCGGATCATGGAGCTGACCCCGCAACTGTTTGCGGCCTATGACGGGCTGATCTTTATCGCACCGTGCGGGGTGGTGGTCCGCTCCCTGGCCGACTGTCCGCAGAGCAAACTGCGGGACCCGGCCGTGGTGGTGGCCGATGTCGGCGGGCGGCACGTGATCAGCCTGCTCAGCGGACACGAAGGAGGCGCCAATGACCTGGCTCTGACGGTCGCCAATCTGCTCGATGCGGAGCCGGTCATTACCACCACCACCGAGGCGGTCAAGGATCTGATTGTTGGGATCGGCTGTCGCAAGGGGAAGGAATCCGCCGCCATTGTCGCTGCCGTCAGGCAGGTTTTGCACCAGCATGAGCTGGCCCAGGAACGGGTCCGCTTGCTGGCTACGGCGCAGGTCAAGGCGGATGAAGCAGGGCTGCAACAGGCCGCGGCGAGCCTGGGGATTCCATTACGGATTATTGGCCATGACAGTATTCGCGGCTGCTGCCGTGATTTTCAATCATCGGAATTTGTTAACGAGAAAATCGGTCTGCCCGCCGTTGCCGAACCGGCCGCGCTGCTGGCCGGAAGGAGGACGTCATTAATCGTCAGGAAGCAAGCGCTGGACGGCATCACCATAGCCGTGGCGCAGGAAAACTGTACGTCGTTGGGATAG